From a single Brassica rapa cultivar Chiifu-401-42 chromosome A01, CAAS_Brap_v3.01, whole genome shotgun sequence genomic region:
- the LOC103863979 gene encoding uncharacterized protein LOC103863979 — MQPPEESRGKDIFLWRSGDWSFSKRFSSKATWMTMLERLPTRDRLISWGMCVPAACPLCSLANESHDHLFFNCVFSTAVWSHYTGWMFAAASASPAAVLAILDQPHISSCSGVAVILKLLLQVIVYNLWTERNQRIFRQSSSSEAAIISKVDRSIKDRLLSLPPLREGSISFLLLYLTSRSLFPP, encoded by the coding sequence ATGCAACCTCCTGAGGAATCTAGGGGGAAGGACATCTTCCTGTGGCGGAGTGGGGATTGGTCCTTCTCGAAAAGGTTCTCTTCTAAAGCAACTTGGATGACGATGTTAGAAAGGTTGCCTACTAGAGATAGGCTCATCTCCTGGGGAATGTGTGTCCCAGCAGCTTGTCCCCTGTGCTCCTTAGCAAATGAATCGCATGACCATTTGTTCTTCAATTGTGTTTTCTCCACCGCGGTTTGGTCTCATTATACTGGATGGATGTTCGCTGCAGCTTCGGCCTCTCCTGCAGCTGTTTTGGCTATTCTTGATCAGCCTCATATTTCCTCTTGCTCAGGTGTTGCGGTTATACTAAAACTCTTGCTGCAGGTCATCGTTTACAATCTCTGGACAGAAAGGAACCAGCGCATTTTCAGGCAAAGCTCTTCATCAGAAGCCGCAATCATAAGCAAGGTCGATCGCTCTATCAAGGACCGCCTTCTGTCTCTGCCTCCACTGCGCGAGGGCTCCATCTCCTTCCTGCTGTTGTATCTCACCTCTCGCTCACTGTTTCCGCCTTAG
- the LOC103855941 gene encoding type I inositol polyphosphate 5-phosphatase 2 has protein sequence MKARRGRRPEKFWPSIVMNKWLNIKPKVYDFSEDEVDTETESEDDVCSVKDVADSCCVTDEHSHGSRRGREADHGNKVSDGGVRGYQRKHRRGKSETLRAQYINTKDIKVTVATWNVAGKRPSDDLEIDDWLTTDSPSDIYIIGFQEVVPLNAGNVLGAEDRGPIPKWESIIRRTLNKPEKESVYDQSSPSNTNVLLLRSHSAPSSPVLGQQKNSIIADVMVENLASDQSLDLATDEFIDAATALPSLEPVGNPDVDWPERALDENPQIVGSEGKLRRVLSSNAMLGFKLPENPTGVSRFSLDARNLKRSRSFETLKLSWSDIKEENDNNSSSSSSEAAKTLSDDESSDGESSSDEEEGDKIGNTYGLPEDLVEECRKVKDSQKYVRIVSKQMVGIYVSVWIRRRLRRHVNNLKVSQVGVGLMGYMGNKGSVSISMTLYQSRMCFVCSHLTSGQKDGAEQRRNADVYEIIRRTRFASVLDTDQPRTIPCHDQVFWFGDLNYRLNMSDSEVRKLVSQKRWDELKNSDQLIRELRRGHVFDGWREGPIKFPPTYKYEFDSDRYAGENVREGEKKRAPAWCDRILWLGKGIRQECYKRSEIRMSDHRPVTSIFNVGVEVFNQRKLQRALHVNNAAACAVHPEPSFLF, from the exons ATGAAGGCAAGACGTGGGAGACGCCCTGAG aagtttTGGCCTTCGATTGTGATGAACAAATGGTTGAACATAAAGCCGAAAGTTTACGACTTTAGCGAAGACGAAGTCGATACAGAAACTGAGAGCGAAGACGACG TGTGTTCGGTCAAAGACGTAGCTGATTCTTGCTGCGTAACTGATGAACATAGCCATGGAAGTCGCCGAGGAAGAGAAGCTGATCATGGCAACAAAGTTTCAG ACGGTGGTGTGAGGGGTTACCAGAGAAAACACCGGCGAGGCAAGTCGGAGACTTTGAGAGCCCAATACATAAACACCAAGGATATCAA AGTGACGGTGGCTACATGGAACGTCGCCGGAAAACGTCCCTCCGATGATCTCGAGATAGACGACTGGCTTACTACAGATAGCCCTTCAGATATTTACATCATCGG gtTTCAAGAAGTGGTTCCGTTAAACGCCGGGAACGTTCTCGGAGCAGAAGACCGAGGTCCGATTCCGAAATGGGAATCTATTATCCGCAGAACACTTAACAAACCGGAGAAAGAATCAGTCTATGACCAATCATCACCAAGCAACACCAACGTTCTTCTTCTTAGGTCTCACAGCGCGCCATCGTCTCCTGTCTTAGGACAACAAAAAAACTCCATCATAGCAGATGTCATGGTCGAGAATCTCGCTTCGGACCAGTCGTTAGACTTAGCTACAGACGAGTTCATCGACGCTGCAACCGCTTTACCGAGTCTTGAACCGGTTGGGAATCCAGACGTGGACTGGCCTGAACGAGCTTTAGACGAGAATCCTCAGATTGTTGGATCTGAAGGGAAGTTAAGGAGAGTGTTGAGCAGCAACGCTATGCTAGGGTTTAAGCTACCGGAGAATCCAACGGGTGTTAGTAGGTTTTCTTTGGACGCAAGGAACTTGAAACGGTCACGGAGCTTTGAAACCCTAAAGCTGAGTTGGAGTGATATCAAAGAAGAGAATGATAATAACTCCTCATCCTCCTCGTCCGAAGCTGCGAAAACTCTGTCTGATGATGAATCATCAGACGGAGAGTCGTCTTCCGACGAGGAAGAAGGAGACAAGATCGGTAATACTTATGGATTGCCGGAAGATCTGGTGGAAGAGTGTCGGAAAGTGAAAGATTCTCAAAAGTATGTGAGGATAGTGAGTAAGCAAATGGTTGGGATCTATGTTTCGGTTTGGATCAGACGGCGGTTAAGAAGACATGTCAACAATTTGAAAGTTTCTCAAGTTGGAGTTGGCTTGATGGGTTACATGGGAAACAAG GGATCAGTATCAATAAGCATGACGTTGTATCAATCAAGAATGTGTTTTGTGTGTTCACACTTAACTTCCGGTCAAAAAGACGGAGCTGAGCAACGCCGGAATGCTGACGTGTACGAAATCATACGCCGTACTCGTTTCGCATCGGTTCTTGATACTGATCAACCGAGAACCATTCCATGTCACGA TCAGGTATTCTGGTTTGGAGATTTGAATTACAGACTTAACATGTCAGACAGTGAAGTTAGAAAGCTTGTGTCACAGAAACGTTGGGATGAGCTTAAGAACAGTGATCAG TTGATTAGAGAATTACGAAGAGGACATGTCTTTGATGGATGGAGAGAAGGACCGATCAAGTTCCCTCCGACATATAAGTACGAGTTTGATTCCGATCGTTACGCCGGAGAAAACGTGAGAGagggagagaagaagagagctCCTGCTTG GTGTGATCGAATATTATGGTTGGGAAAAGGAATAAGACAAGAGTGTTATAAGAGGTCGGAGATAAGGATGTCCGATCATCGGCCGGTGACTTCCATATTTAATGTCGGAGTTGAAGTTTTTAATCAACGGAAACTTCAAAGAGCTCTTCATGTTAACAACGCCGCTGCTTGTGCTGTCCATCCTGAACCTTCTTTCTTGTTCTAA
- the LOC108872329 gene encoding uncharacterized protein LOC108872329 isoform X1: MESLEAVSSGSPLLQPEPPDPDIDVMLLVVPPVPPVPPDPPPVLLGCAIIRQISLSFTTPHHQREPEAPLPWFLCASTSFSLKLLCSDAEAGVVELFVARFLGFLIAKCKLTSLHCSSFQVLEDWTSNGEILEFSVKAYPSFEISGTCCWTHLPLLHASARFKLSVIWTSAFVAMDANVSGLSILGRWFALQHSIFQKRCLVASEVVDVSSTVGYVENFPTCSANGMWIEISALSTKAVTLQKAPRSTASSGLSCLQILSDSIVSLFALRSGLDLIEITGFFIAKNLVPLVTLFSCSSKLSTTLCLVVVFAKGVVPKHCSSSTLF; encoded by the exons ATGGAGTCTCTTGAAGCTGTTTCGTCTGGTTCTCCTCTCCTGCAACCTGAACCTCCAGATCCGGATATCGACGTGATGCTCCTGGTGGTTCCTCCTGTTCCTCCAGTCCCCCCCGACCCTCCACCGGTTCTCCTAGGTTGTGCGATTATCCGCCAGATCTCGTTGTCTTTCACCACCCCTCACCATCAGAGAGAACCGGAAGCTCCGTTGCCATGGTTTCTCTGCGCTTCTACTAGTTTCTCGCTCAAGCTTCTCTGCTCAGATGCAGAGGCGGGGGTTGTTGAGTTATTTGTTGCAAGGTTTTTGGGATTTCTGATAGCAAAGTGCAAGCTTACCTCCCTTCATTGCTCATCATTTCAAGTTCTCGAGGACTGGACTTCAAATGGTGAAATATTGGAG TTCTCAGTCAAAGCCTATCCTTCATTTGAAATCTCTGGTACATGTTGTTGGACCCATCTCCCTTTGCTTCATGCTTCCGCAAG GTTTAAGCTCTCTGTTATCTGGACTTCTGCCTTTGTGGCTATGGATGCTAATGTTTCAGGATTATCTATTTTGGGAAGGTGGTTCGCTTTACAGCACTCAATCTTTCAAAAGAGGTGTTTGGTCGCCTCTGAGGTCGTTGATGTGTCCTCCACAGTCGGTTATGTTGAGAACTTCCCGACTTGTTCGGCTAATGGAATGTGGATTGAGATTTCTGCTCTAAGCACCAAGGCTGTAACGCTGCAGAAAGCTCCTCGCTCAACAGCATCATCTGGACTTTCATGTCTTCAGATTCTTTCGGACTCTATTGTCTCCCTCTTTGCCCTGCGCTCAGGGTTGGATTTGATTGAGATTACAGGTTTCTTCATCGCCAAGAACCTTGTCCCTCTCGTCACTCTGTTTTCATGTTCTTCTAAACTATCTACTACCTTATGTTTAGTTGTTGTTTTCGCAAAGGGTGTTGTCCCCAAACATTGTTCTTCAAGTACTCTGTTTTGA
- the LOC108872329 gene encoding uncharacterized protein LOC108872329 isoform X2: MESLEAVSSGSPLLQPEPPDPDIDVMLLVVPPVPPVPPDPPPVLLGCAIIRQISLSFTTPHHQREPEAPLPWFLCASTSFSLKLLCSDAEAGVVELFVARFLGFLIAKCKLTSLHCSSFQVLEDWTSNGEILEFSVKAYPSFEISGTCCWTHLPLLHASARWFALQHSIFQKRCLVASEVVDVSSTVGYVENFPTCSANGMWIEISALSTKAVTLQKAPRSTASSGLSCLQILSDSIVSLFALRSGLDLIEITGFFIAKNLVPLVTLFSCSSKLSTTLCLVVVFAKGVVPKHCSSSTLF, translated from the exons ATGGAGTCTCTTGAAGCTGTTTCGTCTGGTTCTCCTCTCCTGCAACCTGAACCTCCAGATCCGGATATCGACGTGATGCTCCTGGTGGTTCCTCCTGTTCCTCCAGTCCCCCCCGACCCTCCACCGGTTCTCCTAGGTTGTGCGATTATCCGCCAGATCTCGTTGTCTTTCACCACCCCTCACCATCAGAGAGAACCGGAAGCTCCGTTGCCATGGTTTCTCTGCGCTTCTACTAGTTTCTCGCTCAAGCTTCTCTGCTCAGATGCAGAGGCGGGGGTTGTTGAGTTATTTGTTGCAAGGTTTTTGGGATTTCTGATAGCAAAGTGCAAGCTTACCTCCCTTCATTGCTCATCATTTCAAGTTCTCGAGGACTGGACTTCAAATGGTGAAATATTGGAG TTCTCAGTCAAAGCCTATCCTTCATTTGAAATCTCTGGTACATGTTGTTGGACCCATCTCCCTTTGCTTCATGCTTCCGCAAG GTGGTTCGCTTTACAGCACTCAATCTTTCAAAAGAGGTGTTTGGTCGCCTCTGAGGTCGTTGATGTGTCCTCCACAGTCGGTTATGTTGAGAACTTCCCGACTTGTTCGGCTAATGGAATGTGGATTGAGATTTCTGCTCTAAGCACCAAGGCTGTAACGCTGCAGAAAGCTCCTCGCTCAACAGCATCATCTGGACTTTCATGTCTTCAGATTCTTTCGGACTCTATTGTCTCCCTCTTTGCCCTGCGCTCAGGGTTGGATTTGATTGAGATTACAGGTTTCTTCATCGCCAAGAACCTTGTCCCTCTCGTCACTCTGTTTTCATGTTCTTCTAAACTATCTACTACCTTATGTTTAGTTGTTGTTTTCGCAAAGGGTGTTGTCCCCAAACATTGTTCTTCAAGTACTCTGTTTTGA
- the LOC103855933 gene encoding serine/threonine-protein kinase BSK2 yields the protein MGCFQSKTVNLPSPDDPSVPNKPEPVTEDQVVDQENQVPCFKEFEFSELEKVTNGFSPSCIVSEGGEKAPNVVYRGKLEGNRLVAIKRFSKQSWPDAHQFVAEATGVGKLRFNRLVNLIGCCAEGNERLLVAEYMPNDTLSKHLFHWEKQPLPWEMRLRVADFIAQALDHCNVENRKIYHDLNAYRILFDEEGDPRLSTFGLMKNSSNGKSYSTNLAYTPPEFLRTGRVIPESVVYSYGTILIDLLSGKHIPPNHALDMIRGKNALLLMDSSLEGQFENEDATKLVDLASKCLQNEAKDRPDTKFLLSSVAPLQKQKEVASHVLMGLPKNTVILPTLLSPLGKAYSRMDLEAVHEILLKTGYRDDEGKENELSFQEWTQPVQEMLNIKKLGDAAFRDKDFKNAIECYSELVVMMTTVPSATVFARRSFSYLMTEQVELALRDAMQAQVCIPEWPTAFYMQALALSKLGMESDANDMLNDGAAFDAKRQQQQSSWRC from the exons ATGGGTTGTTTCCAGTCCAAAACTGTTAATCTCCCTTCTCCTGATGACCCTTCAGTTCCAAACAAACCAGAACCAG TAACTGAGGACCAAGTAGTGGATCAGGAGAATCAAGTTCCATGTTTCAAAGAGTTTGAGTTTAGTGAGTTGGAGAAAGTAACAAATGGGTTTAGTCCCAGTTGCATTGTCTCTGAAGGTGGAGAGAAAGCTCCCAATGTTGTTTACAGAGGAAAGCTCGAAGGCAATCGTCTCGTCGCCATCAAGCGATTCTCTAAACAGTCATGGCCTGATGCTCACCAGTTTGTG GCTGAGGCCACTGGTGTTGGAAAGCTTAGATTCAACAGATTGGTTAATCTGATCGGTTGTTGCGCTGAAGGAAATGAGAGACTGTTGGTAGCTGAGTACATGCCTAATGATACTCTCTCAAAGCATCTTTTTCACT GGGAGAAACAGCCACTTCCTTGGGAAATGCGTCTTAGAGTAGCAGACTTTATAGCACAAGCACTTGATCACTGCAATGTCGAAAACCGAAAGATATACCATGATTTGAATGCGTACAGGATCCTCTTTGATGAGGAAGGTGATCCTCGTCTATCTACTTTTGGTCTTATGAAGAACAGTAGCAACGGGAAAAGCTATAGTACCAACTTAGCTTATACTCCACCTGAGTTCTTGCGTACAG gtagAGTCATTCCAGAAAGTGTGGTTTACAGTTATGGAACTATTCTAATAGATCTTTTGAGTGGCAAACACATTCCACCAAACCAT GCTCTTGATATGATAAGAGGGAAGAACGCGTTGCTACTAATGGATTCATCACTTGAAGGGCAATTTGAGAATGAAGACGCAACCAAACTTGTTGATCTTGCTTCAAAGTGTCTTCAGAACGAGGCGAAAGATCGACCTGATACTAAGTTTCTTCTCTCTTCAGTAGCACCATTACAAAAGCAGAAAGAG gtTGCATCTCATGTCTTGATGGGTCTGCCTAAGAACACTGTGATACTACCAACTCTGCTTTCTCCTCTTGGAAAGGCTTATTCGAGGATGGACCTTGAGGCTGTGCATGAGATTTTGCTTAAAACTGGTTACAGAGACGATGAAGGAAAAGAGAATGAG CTTTCATTTCAAGAATGGACACAACCAGTGCAGGAGATGCTTAACATAAAGAAGTTGGGAGACGCTGCTTTCAGAGACAAGGACTTCAAGAACGCTATTGAATGTTATTCAGAG tTGGTGGTTATGATGACGACAGTTCCATCTGCGACTGTGTTTGCGAGACGGTCATTCTCCTACTTGATGACGGAACAAGTAGAGCTTGCGCTGAGAGACGCAATGCAGGCTCAAGTTTGCATACCGGAGTGGCCTACTGCGTTTTACATGCAGGCTTTAGCGCTTTCCAAGCTTGGAATGGAGAGTGATGCTAATGATATGCTTAATGATGGTGCTGCTTTTGATGCTAAGCGTCAACAACAACAGAGCAGTTGGCGTTGTTGA